In a genomic window of Candidatus Anaeroferrophillus wilburensis:
- a CDS encoding FAD-dependent oxidoreductase, whose product MISIKKSPVSSTEDLKYDTDIVIAGGGLSGLSAALTAAESGVKAIVLEKLPFLGGAGIFPEGSLGIGTRYQKKNEIQTTTAEVFAKVMEFHHWRCNASVIRTLLNESGKTIDWLTDYGVEIKGIRTMFPPEKSLNVWHIFKGSGSRVVKIMSENIKKKGGLILTNTPVKKLLINDDGAVIGIVAENVSGKTLTVTAKAVIMATGGFVSNKEMLKKYVPDVSTPGMAKLMYRGPAIDGREGDGINLALSVNAALAGMGTLAGNSPYLDNEPAIRQFRGPDHMKQMRCALSQPFLWVNRHGDRFYNESFGSVFSDVYNAMTSNGGLMWSIFDGHMKQYMVENGPLTPFNDIVVPGQKMTALDIGIQKGIESGFAFKADTIEALANKIHIEPTKLRETIEKVNRYADQKNDPDFSRKPDHLVRFDTLNGPYFALKGLRAFFLTLGGVKINTNMQALDNKDNIIPGLYVTGQDIGGLYDSTYDLLAEGSASSFALSSGRIAVRSIIQNNIAGKNDVV is encoded by the coding sequence ATGATATCCATAAAGAAGTCTCCGGTATCGTCCACAGAAGATCTGAAGTATGATACTGATATTGTTATCGCAGGTGGCGGGCTAAGCGGGCTTTCGGCAGCACTAACTGCAGCTGAAAGTGGCGTAAAGGCAATTGTTCTTGAAAAATTGCCTTTTCTCGGCGGTGCCGGCATTTTCCCGGAAGGTTCTCTTGGAATCGGCACTCGGTACCAGAAAAAAAATGAGATTCAGACAACGACTGCTGAGGTTTTTGCCAAAGTAATGGAATTTCACCATTGGCGCTGCAATGCATCGGTCATTCGCACGCTTCTCAACGAGTCTGGCAAAACAATCGACTGGTTAACGGATTATGGGGTCGAAATTAAGGGAATTAGAACAATGTTTCCGCCTGAAAAAAGCCTGAATGTGTGGCACATTTTTAAGGGCTCAGGATCTCGAGTTGTGAAGATAATGTCTGAGAACATAAAAAAGAAGGGTGGACTGATATTAACCAATACGCCAGTAAAAAAATTACTGATCAATGATGATGGAGCCGTTATCGGAATAGTAGCTGAGAACGTTTCGGGTAAGACGCTAACCGTTACTGCGAAGGCTGTCATCATGGCAACTGGCGGTTTTGTCAGCAACAAGGAGATGTTGAAGAAATATGTACCGGATGTCAGTACTCCGGGAATGGCAAAACTCATGTATCGTGGGCCAGCTATTGATGGTAGGGAAGGTGACGGAATTAATCTGGCGTTAAGCGTCAATGCCGCGCTTGCCGGCATGGGAACTCTTGCAGGAAATAGCCCTTATCTTGACAATGAGCCGGCAATTCGACAATTCAGAGGACCGGACCATATGAAGCAAATGCGTTGTGCGTTGAGCCAGCCATTTCTATGGGTGAACAGACATGGTGATCGTTTCTACAATGAGTCCTTCGGTTCGGTTTTTAGCGATGTCTACAATGCAATGACTTCAAACGGTGGTTTGATGTGGTCTATTTTTGACGGCCACATGAAACAATATATGGTCGAGAATGGCCCTCTTACACCATTTAACGACATTGTTGTTCCGGGACAAAAAATGACAGCACTTGATATAGGTATTCAGAAGGGTATTGAATCAGGCTTTGCCTTCAAGGCCGATACAATTGAAGCTTTAGCAAATAAAATACACATAGAACCAACGAAATTGCGTGAAACAATTGAAAAGGTCAATCGCTATGCTGACCAGAAAAATGATCCGGATTTCAGCCGAAAACCAGATCACCTAGTCAGATTTGATACTCTGAATGGTCCTTACTTCGCCCTGAAAGGCCTACGTGCTTTTTTCCTGACTCTGGGTGGAGTCAAGATAAACACGAATATGCAAGCTCTTGACAACAAGGATAACATTATTCCGGGTTTGTATGTAACCGGCCAAGATATAGGCGGTCTTTATGACAGTACATATGACCTTCTTGCGGAAGGTTCTGCAAGCAGTTTTGCTCTCAGTTCCGGACGTATTGCGGTAAGAAGCATTATTCAAAATAACATAGCAGGAAAAAATGATGTCGTTTAG
- a CDS encoding DUF4935 domain-containing protein — protein MDDIIILDTNVWVYSTKLMASPLGAALASAIKRNSYVIAIPEVVNGEVQKHVVKHGLEAVEKIDDNYKIIETLMGKRDDYKVPDETSFKNRFSERLSELGLNCFSIPTTLSMYKNALVRVINGTPPNGMKNQQYKDSLIWESILFLSEKSDVHFITEDKGFFKETSPNRGIAQELISELDSLKNKVYVYYQTKTFLDEISQSLPPINREIITSKISEYIYPKVIEEIEKKGAFFEGMSGKKVALYLTENPSLIAVDFSIIYDLSNVIPLNEKTGIPAIRKVEGSCMWNIGSQDIENLSLRSHKTYDTDGNEIPGFGHHILGVSNITIGRKTIKYKLKTPFK, from the coding sequence ATGGACGATATCATCATATTAGACACTAATGTTTGGGTTTATAGCACTAAGCTCATGGCATCCCCTCTTGGCGCAGCTTTAGCTTCAGCTATAAAGCGAAATAGCTATGTGATAGCAATCCCTGAGGTCGTTAATGGTGAAGTACAAAAACACGTTGTCAAACATGGGCTAGAAGCAGTAGAAAAAATCGACGATAACTATAAAATTATTGAAACCCTTATGGGCAAGCGTGACGATTATAAAGTTCCTGATGAAACTTCTTTTAAAAACCGCTTCTCAGAGAGGTTATCTGAATTAGGTCTTAATTGCTTTTCTATACCGACTACTCTCTCCATGTATAAAAACGCCTTAGTTCGAGTGATCAATGGAACGCCTCCAAATGGAATGAAAAATCAACAATATAAGGATTCTCTTATATGGGAATCTATCCTATTCCTTTCTGAAAAAAGCGACGTTCATTTCATTACTGAAGACAAGGGATTTTTTAAGGAGACAAGTCCAAATAGAGGAATTGCTCAGGAACTAATATCTGAATTAGATAGTCTGAAAAACAAGGTATATGTTTATTATCAAACGAAAACATTTTTAGATGAAATAAGCCAAAGTCTACCTCCAATAAATAGAGAAATTATTACCTCTAAAATAAGTGAATATATTTATCCTAAAGTGATCGAAGAAATAGAGAAAAAGGGTGCCTTTTTTGAAGGAATGTCTGGTAAAAAAGTTGCGCTATATCTTACAGAGAACCCGAGTTTGATAGCGGTTGATTTTAGTATTATATATGACCTGTCAAATGTGATTCCCTTAAACGAAAAGACCGGCATACCTGCCATTCGAAAAGTCGAAGGATCGTGTATGTGGAACATTGGATCTCAGGATATAGAGAATCTTTCGTTAAGATCTCATAAAACATACGATACTGACGGGAATGAAATACCAGGCTTCGGCCACCACATATTGGGCGTTTCAAATATTACTATTGGTAGAAAAACGATTAAATATAAATTGAAAACTCCTTTTAAATAA